In a single window of the Candidatus Methylomirabilota bacterium genome:
- a CDS encoding PEGA domain-containing protein: LVATEKGTPVADATVKVNDKELGKTGATGEFVYEYKNQPKTGVTLTVTKAGYSAWQKTGALDPGQRLEVGLSRRAVVNVTALTEQYGHTSGMAGVAVSIDGRTVGKTDDRGVYAYTYDGTPGRKVHLALSLPGYIPGEWKTVVTLEGQVSIPRYFYPTTPKQIRVGIYRFVGNTLGVDLKEIAAQTDSAVSNQLFRYTVFREVPSAELEAEVKRAKLGIDRITTKGWQDTPLRRTVDMIVVGSVAKDDKGFVIEAKFYTSGGQLILSQITRARDSGAITGAAREIAANVMERFPFEGTIVAVEDETYRVNIGRPYRIGRGTEFTLTTPTMGQAGKVTGYRETGRLKVKRAEETGSVAEVEDLKKSEKIKIGDRVVRRVHQEGEEQGARTYFILSAKGGLLPDVAPLPRVNVYLKGDWAGSTGADGQAEVSVRLGKSYDLLLYRHGYQQVNEKIRVEKNGDTREFVLSANNSLFKVESQPSGAAVLVDGDQLGKTPILDGKPVGLGFHTVKLTVGEDYRDWEEVVEFDKKIEDRTGDRKIALSLDYLKIGERAAQKGDINAAIQAYASTDKNHPDYSEAHHRLARIYLDEKNDYEAAIRELESILSLPQNQQLIYKQFAVAFTNLGHAYYEKGNSLVEKDREGAAQWFARAIQNLQIARQNTRFFPTLHYDEALHNTYFYLALSYHKLYLVTRKESVMNNASLAWREYFDFFPKKLEGNPAFEQSREAARKYSAQIKEQPS, translated from the coding sequence CTGGTCGCCACGGAGAAAGGGACACCCGTCGCCGACGCCACGGTGAAGGTCAACGACAAGGAACTCGGCAAGACGGGCGCCACCGGCGAATTCGTCTACGAATACAAGAACCAGCCCAAGACGGGCGTCACCCTCACTGTCACCAAGGCCGGGTACTCCGCCTGGCAAAAGACCGGTGCCCTAGACCCCGGGCAGCGGCTGGAGGTCGGGCTGTCCCGGCGCGCAGTCGTCAACGTGACCGCGCTCACCGAGCAATACGGCCACACCAGCGGGATGGCGGGTGTCGCGGTGAGCATCGATGGAAGAACGGTCGGCAAGACGGATGACCGGGGCGTCTACGCCTACACCTATGACGGCACGCCGGGTAGGAAGGTGCACCTGGCGCTTTCGTTGCCCGGCTATATCCCGGGCGAATGGAAGACGGTCGTCACGCTGGAAGGGCAGGTCAGTATCCCGCGCTACTTCTATCCGACCACGCCCAAGCAAATCCGGGTCGGCATTTACCGGTTCGTGGGCAACACCCTGGGCGTCGATCTCAAGGAGATCGCGGCCCAGACCGACAGCGCGGTTTCGAACCAGCTCTTCCGATACACCGTCTTCCGTGAGGTCCCCAGCGCCGAGCTCGAGGCCGAGGTCAAGCGCGCCAAGCTGGGCATCGACCGGATCACGACCAAGGGCTGGCAGGACACGCCGCTGCGCAGAACCGTCGACATGATCGTAGTGGGCAGTGTCGCCAAGGATGACAAAGGCTTCGTCATCGAGGCGAAGTTCTACACCTCCGGCGGGCAACTGATCCTGAGCCAGATCACGCGGGCTCGGGACAGCGGCGCCATCACCGGCGCCGCCCGAGAGATCGCGGCGAACGTGATGGAGCGGTTTCCCTTCGAAGGGACGATCGTCGCGGTCGAGGACGAGACCTACCGCGTCAATATCGGCCGGCCGTACCGGATCGGCCGCGGCACTGAATTCACGCTGACCACTCCGACGATGGGGCAGGCGGGTAAGGTCACCGGGTATCGCGAAACGGGCAGGCTCAAGGTCAAGCGGGCCGAGGAGACGGGATCCGTGGCCGAGGTCGAGGACCTCAAGAAGAGTGAAAAGATCAAGATCGGCGACCGGGTCGTGCGGCGCGTGCATCAGGAGGGCGAAGAGCAAGGCGCCCGGACCTATTTCATCCTGTCCGCGAAGGGCGGGCTCCTGCCCGACGTGGCGCCACTCCCCCGGGTGAACGTCTACCTCAAGGGCGACTGGGCGGGCTCCACCGGCGCGGACGGCCAGGCGGAAGTGTCGGTCCGTCTGGGCAAGAGCTACGACCTCCTGCTCTACCGGCACGGGTACCAGCAGGTGAACGAGAAGATCAGGGTCGAGAAGAACGGGGACACCCGGGAGTTCGTGCTCAGCGCCAACAACTCCCTGTTCAAGGTCGAGTCCCAACCGTCAGGCGCCGCCGTGTTGGTCGATGGGGATCAACTCGGCAAGACACCGATCCTGGACGGCAAGCCGGTCGGCCTCGGGTTCCACACGGTGAAGCTCACCGTGGGTGAGGATTACCGCGACTGGGAAGAGGTCGTGGAGTTCGACAAGAAGATCGAGGATCGTACCGGCGACCGGAAGATCGCGCTGTCCCTGGACTATCTCAAGATCGGGGAGAGAGCGGCGCAGAAGGGCGATATCAACGCGGCCATCCAGGCCTACGCCAGCACGGACAAGAATCACCCGGACTACTCGGAGGCCCACCACCGGCTGGCGCGGATCTATCTGGACGAGAAGAACGATTACGAAGCGGCGATTCGCGAGCTCGAAAGCATCCTGTCGTTGCCGCAGAACCAGCAGCTCATCTACAAGCAGTTCGCCGTGGCCTTCACCAATCTCGGCCATGCCTATTACGAGAAAGGCAACAGCCTGGTCGAGAAAGACCGGGAGGGAGCCGCGCAGTGGTTCGCCCGGGCGATACAGAATCTCCAGATCGCGCGGCAGAACACACGCTTCTTCCCGACCCTGCACTACGACGAGGCGCTGCACAATACCTATTTCTATCTGGCGCTGTCGTACCACAAGCTCTATCTGGTCACCCGAAAAGA